DNA from Lagenorhynchus albirostris chromosome 15, mLagAlb1.1, whole genome shotgun sequence:
gctcgtgggctctacagcgcaggctcagtagttgtggcgcacgggcttagctgctctgcggcatgtgggatcttcccggaccagggctgaaacctgtgtcccctgcattggcaggtggattcttaaccactgcgccaccagggaaatcccacccATAGCTCTTTCCTGGGCTCAGACTACCTGCACCTCTCATCCCTACCTATCAAGGCCTTGGGGTCTGGATCGGGGTGCCCAGAAGGAGGGCTTTGGATCACAGAAGCCAGGCAGGCTCACAGGAGGGAGGAGGATCGCAGAAAAGGGAAAAGGTGTTTCCAGGGCAGCCGCCATCCCAGGACATGTTCAACCTAATCCATCTTCACATCATGAAAACTGGGCCACCAGACATCAGGTGCCTCACGTGATGCGAAAGGCAGTCCACAGAACCACCTGGGAAGTTTTCTTGCCAAAAATATAAGACCTGAATCTAATCAAATTTCTAAATCTAACCACTGATACTCAAGAATACACAAGGGACGGGAACATGTTAAACACGGGCAAATCCAGAATGCAGAACATCCTAtacaacaaatgacccagttttgccaacaaataaattaaaaaaaaaaaaaagcctgggaaCTGTTTTATAGGTTAAAGGAGATTTAAGAGTACCACATTAATCAAGACGTGAATAACAAGGGAAATGGGGGTGAGGGGGAGTGTATACGGGAGccctgtactttctgctcaactTCTCTATAAACCTAAAACCTAAAAGTCTATTaccttaaaaaagagagagagagaaacttaaGAGCATATCAAGCAAATGTAATGTGACGAGGTTACTTTGGTCCAATTCAAACAAAccaactataaaattattttcaagaacaCTGGGGAAACAGGAGTGACAATGATAGATTATATATTTGTGTACTTTAGTATTTAAAGGTGAATTGATACAATGTCTAGAATTTAAGATACTCCAGCAGAAAcataaccaaaccaaaaaataaataaataaagggaaagatgaaacaaaaatgaCGGGAagctgtggaacagaatagagagctcagaaatgaacccacacttatatgggcaattaatctatgacaaaggaagcaaggatatacaatgaggaaaagacagccccttcaataaatggtactggtaAAACTagatagctacatgcaaaagaatcaaactggactactttctcacaccatatacaaaaaaacccctcaaaatggattaaagacttaaatgtaaaacctgaaatgataaaacttctagaagaaaacataggcagtatgctctttgacctGGCAATATTTTGGGGGGTATGTCTCCTcgggcaaggaaaacaaaagcaaaaataaataaatgaggttacattaaattaaaaagcttttgcacagcaaaggaaactatcaacaaaatgaaaagacagcctactgaatgggaaaggTATTTGCAAACGATATATCCGATACAGGGTTAATATGCAAACtatacaaagaacacatacaactcaatgtaaaaaaaaaccccaaaattacaaactgggcagaggacctgaacagacatttttccaaagaaggcatacagatggccaacaggcacacaaaaaaatgttcaacatcactgatcatcagggaaatgcaaatcaaaaccacaatgagattatcacctcacacctgtcagaatggctgtcatcaaaaagacagcaacagggacttccctggtggcacagtcgttaagaatccacctgccaatgcaggggacatgggttcgagccctggtctgggaagatcccacgtgctgtggaacgactaagcccgtgcaccacaactactgagcctgtgctctagagcccacgagccacaactactgagcccaggtgccacaactactgaagcctgtgaccCACAACAACTgagaccgcaagccacaactactgagcccgtgagccacagctactgaagcccatgtgcctagagcccatgctccccaacaagagaagccaccgcaatgagaagcccgcgcactgcaatgaagagtagcccccactcaccacaactagagaaaagcccgtgtgcagccacaaagacccaacgcagacaaaaaaaaaaaaaaaaaaaaacgacaacAAATGACAAGAgtgttggtgagtatgtggagaaaagggaaccccggTGCACTGCattgggaacgtaaattggtgtagccactatggaaaacagcagggagagtcctcaaaaaattaaaaatagaactaccatacaatccagcaattctactcatgggtatttatctgaagaaaatgaaaccattaattcaaaaagatatatgcaccccaacgTTTACtgaaacattattcacaatagccaagatatggaaacaacatacGTGCCCAtcgatagacaaatggataaagaagatgtggtacatataaacaatggaatattagccataaaaaagaaggaaatcttgacatttgcaacaacgtggaaggacctagaggatcttatgctaagtgagataaatcagacaaagacaaatactgtatgatatcacttatatgtggactctaaaaaataaaaacaaatgaacgaacataaccaaacagaaacagtcagagatacagagaacaaacaggtggttgccagaggctgggggggtggggggcgaggaaagaaataggtgagggagagtaagaggtacaaattttcagttgcaaaataaatgaatcacaggtatgaaatgcacagtgtggggaatatagtcaataactacgTATAATAtgtgtatggtgacagatggtaactagacttatcatgatggtcattttgaaatgtacagaaacactgaatcactatgttatgcaccaggaactaacatagtgttataggtcaattatacttcaaaaataaacaaaaaaggggacttccctggtggtccagtggctaaggctctgcgctcccaatgcagggggcccgggttccatccctggtcagggaactagaccccatatgccgcaactaagagttcgcatgccgcaactaaaggtcctgcatgccgcaatgaagatcccgcacacggcaacaaagatcccgcgtgccgcaactaagacccactgcagccaaataaataaataaatttaaaaaataaagaaataaacgaactcatagaaaaagagatcagatttgtggttactagaggtgaggggtagggggaaggggaattggatgaaggcagtcaaaaggcacAATCTTCGAGTTCTAAGataagaattaggaaaaaaaaaaaagaattagggatGTCATGTACCACGTGGTAAATATAATAGGCACTGTTGTACATTATGTATGAAAGCTGTTatgagtaaatcctaagagtcctcatcacaaggaaaaaacaattttttttctatttctttaattctgtatCTGTACAAGATGGtgggtgttcactaaacttactgtggtcatcatttcatgatagATGTAAGTTAAATAAGTATGCTGAACACCTTGAACTTATAatgtgctatatgtcaattatatctcaataaaactggaagaaagacatcaacaacaacaacaaacaaaaaatagtatATGAAGCTGGAGACTGCTGAGGCTGGATAATGGGTACATGGGGGGTTCATTACACTATTCCATTTGGGTATGCGTTTGAAATTTTCCAGAGCGAacggttaaaaaaacaaaagaaacaaacaaaaaaaccgaaAACCCTACAAAATACATTGTTGGTAGGATGTTCGAAGTAGAGATTTTGAAAGTGGTACAGATAGTGGGgctgaaaataagtaaaactattAACCACAGGGTTGAAAATATGGGAAACAACAGAGGGGTTTAGAGAAGATTGTAAGTCTAGCTGTTTGGGATGTGCTGTAACCTCTTTCTAGGAAGTCGTCTTCTGTATTACTAGTCTCCCTCCACTCCAAACGAAAACAAGTGCTTTTGTGCTATGCCTGGCATCTCTtagaaagcactcagtaaatattaactcctccttagaaaaataatagaaaataaaaacaaattttaaaaatcacacctcTTTACCCTACCCGAGGAAGCAAAACCATCTATTCCAGCTGTTATCTTCTTTGTTTCCAGTACTCTGTTTTTCGTGCTAATCCATTCTCCACCTGAAAGAGCCTATGAatcatcagaaaacaaaaacatgtgcCCAGAGCACCaggaagcaaatgaaaaagatatgGAAACTCCTGCCTTTGTCAAATCCTATTAAGAGTCACCAGAACTATGTGGTTTAACTCTTTTGGCTTTATAAATACTTCCAGATCTGGCATTAGTGAGGTTATCCTTTCcatttctcaaactattcctaACTCCTGATGCCTGTGTAGACTGCCGAGGCACTTCCGGAATGACGCTGAGAACTGAGGCTTTGGGGGacctggaggggaggtggggggctgggtcGGGAGTCGGCACTTACTTGGTTTGTTCTCCTTGCCCTTGGAGGTGATGGTGAGGGTGTGCACGTACAGCCGCAGGTACCAGGGCACAGTGTCCAGCAACAGCACGGGGAAGGCCCGGTACGGGTGGGTGTTATACAGCAGCGTGCTCAGCTCCCCGTTGTGCAGCCCGTAGCCGCTCACGTACCGCTGGGCGTACAGGAAGGGCATGGGTGGGGCCTCTGTTCAGAGAAAAGTCAACAGTTAAccactcctttaaaaaaaaaaaaaaagcatcattcCCCACCTTCACCGCCTGGGCCAGGTTCAGAGTCTCaaagccagggaggggagggggtgatgcTTTGCCATCAGAACTGGGAAACCTGCATTCTGGAACCATCCCTGGCTTCCCCAACCCACAGCAATAACAGAATTACtaatatttactaagtacttaTACAGGCCGAGCTCTGTGCCCCTTCCAACCCAAACCAAGTGCTCCTCACgatatttcacatttttccttGGTAACACTGAACATAATCACAATTGTTTGATGCCTGCTTCAACTATCAGATGTTAATGTTGCTCGAAAGCAGGGTACTTCtgtcttcaaaaaaaattttgttgactGAATGCATGATTGACCTCCATGTTTTCCATTAATTACCTCACCTGATCCGCTAGGTATTACTGTCCCCGCTTTCAAGACGAGGCAGTAAGGTTAGGAACCTGCCAAGGGCACAGAGCTTAGAAGAGGTGGAGTTAGAATCAGGACGTCTGACTCAAGAGTTCTGGGTCTAAACACAAGCCTGTTACCTCGCGGTGAAGAGGCAGGACTGTGAGTCTCCCCCACGAGCTGAACCCTCTGTAGCCTATGGGGCTGCGGccgcccacctcccacccaccatTCCCTGGGGGTCTCTTCCACTTGAGCTGGAGGTTGAGGCTGCGCGAGCTGTTGAGCACGGCCGTGTCCAGCAGGTCGTAGACGGCATAGGTCTTCCGGGTGCCCAGGACGACGTCCTGGTACGTGGTTAGCGGGGGCGGGTACACCTCCAATGTCTCATTGTCCTGGGGATACAAGGCAGGGCTGAGAAGCGAGCGGAGGGGCAGGCTGgccttgggggctggggggggcgaTGTGTGTGGCTGGAGGCCTTAGTCTTCGTACCTGGCTATAGTTGGTGACGTCCACATAGACTCGGCTCTCCGAAGCCAGGGGGCAGGGCTCTGTGAGGGTTCGGGAGAACATCCGAAAGAGGGACCAGTCTGAGGAGCAGAGAGAGGGGTTGAGCAGGGGCGGGACTAGGCCTGCTCCACGTAGATGGGGTGGGGTTGGCAGTGGGTGGGCAGCTTACCTTGCTTCCCCTGCCCCGTGACGAAGGCATCAAATACAACGGAAAGGGTCTGCCTCAGCTCCCAGGAGGTGCTGGCACAGCGTGCATCCTACCACGAGGGCCGGAAGGCAGCAGTGAGGGCCTGCCACTCCCCCAGCCGCACAGCCCCAGGGACTACGACCCGGACTCAGTCCCTTGTCCATCCTGTACCTCCCCATCCATCAGTTTGCTACCACCCGCTACCGAGCACTTGCCCTCGTGCCGGCAGCTTAACGCGCATCACTGGGATGAAGCATCGCCGACAACCAGAGGAACTGATActactattattctcatttgaCAGACGAGAAAACCAGGGAACCAAAATGACTCACTCAAGGTCAAGTCAGCTGGTGAGTGGCTGAGCTAGCAGCTGCACCCACACGGCTATCACTCTTAACCACGACGGAGACTGAGTGAATGCTTGCCAGGCAACCACTCGGTTTCCCTGGTGCGTGGCCAGTGCCCTGACTCATCATCATCACATCTCCCACTGACTACCGGCTCAGCCCTCGGTAGACACTGGGCTATGTGCTTTACCTGCACCTTCTCTCAGAGCCCCTGGATGGCCCCCATCGCCTGTTCCCCGTGACTTACTTTGCAAACAGGGCGGATATGCACTGCCTGGGAGTGGTAGCTCGTGTGAAACAGGCGATCGGCCTTCAGCAGCACAGAGAGGcctgcctggaggaggtggcaagAGAGAAAATGTCAGTGTCCCACACGGCAGGGTACCCGGGCATGGGGCCGAGGTTATCTGTCAGGCAGTGAGGGGGCATCTGCCGACTCCATCCACTCTCTGGGGCTCCCACCTACATTGAGGCCCCTCTGGCCTCACCTTGGAACTGCAGGGCAAGAGCTTCTTCCACGGGGTGAGGTTCTCAGTGCAGACGACCTCCCGAGGCAGCACCGCATAGCGCAGGAAGGAGTGATCTGTGCCTAAGAGATGGAAGCCTGTCTGGGGAGGCTCTCGGGGCGCCCCTCCTCAGGACCCACACATACTCTCTAGTACCACCGCCCTAACAGTGTCAGCTCAGGGGGAAGCGGGGAGGACACCCTCCTCCCTTTGGGAAAAGGCAATGCGGAGACAGCAGAGTCTCGGGAAACCTTCCTCTGGGGCCTGCACACCCAGGGGATTTATGACCTGGCCCCgctgaggaagaaggaagcagaggggaAAGGAGGCAAAGGCTTGGGTAGGaggaacaggaagaaggaaggggccgTGGAGGCTGTCTCACCATTGGCCAGCCCCAGGGGTTTGAAGGAGGCGCTGGGCGTGACTGTGTTGGTGGAATCAATGAAGTTGAGAGAGGCGCAGAAGATCCCCGAGAGGACGTTACTGAGCTCCTTCCAGGACTTATCCACACTAAACGGAGACACAAACCCACTCACTGTTCCAGGGCTGTGTCTGCTTCCTCACTCCCCTCTGGACACCCCTGCATCCCCAGAGGCCTCTGCTTGGGTGGTTTCTCCTCCCGCCTAGTAATGCCCTCCTAActcctctctgctccccttcGAAGAggttccctcctccaggaagccttgccGCCCTCCTCAACCACAGCCTCCTCCTGGGCTGCTGCAGTTCTGACCATCCGAGCCTCTCACCAGGGTCCTCCTGGGAAATGGCTGGGTGGCAACAGCATCTCGTCCTAAGCATCTTTTCTCCTCAACTAGGCTGTGAGCAACCTGAGGACAGGGAGCAAGTCTGGGTCACCCACGTACCTCCCACAATGCTATGCAAAACGCCCCACACGCCAGAGGCTGAGATCAGCTCACTGATCCAACCTGAGGTGTGCTCAGCTGGGCAAAATGACATACTTCCCTGTGAAAACCCTGGGTGAGTCCTGGTTCTACGCTCAGGGTTGGGAAGTCTTACATCTACAGAGGCTCACTGAGCAAGGGAAAACAAGCATTCTAGGACCCCACAGAAACATCAAATTAAATTAGACTTTTTCCTTAGAGAAATACCAAAACAGATTTGCTCTTTATACTAATAACAGAATAAAACTAGAATTCTGAACATCACCTCCATATTATAGGTAATTATGAGGGGagacagtga
Protein-coding regions in this window:
- the PIGT gene encoding GPI transamidase component PIG-T isoform X2, giving the protein MAAAAQLSLLVLLLLGPGVWGQTEPPRDSLREELVITPLPSGDVAATFQFRTRWDSELQREEVSHYRLFPKVLGQLISKYSLRELHLSLTQGFWRTRYWGTPFLQAPSGAELWAWFQDTVTDVDKSWKELSNVLSGIFCASLNFIDSTNTVTPSASFKPLGLANGTDHSFLRYAVLPREVVCTENLTPWKKLLPCSSKAGLSVLLKADRLFHTSYHSQAVHIRPVCKDARCASTSWELRQTLSVVFDAFVTGQGKQDWSLFRMFSRTLTEPCPLASESRVYVDVTNYSQDNETLEVYPPPLTTYQDVVLGTRKTYAVYDLLDTAVLNSSRSLNLQLKWKRPPGNEAPPMPFLYAQRYVSGYGLHNGELSTLLYNTHPYRAFPVLLLDTVPWYLRLYVHTLTITSKGKENKPSYIHYQPAQDRMQPHLLEMLIQLPASSVTKVSIQFERALLKWTEYTPDPNHGFYVSPSVLSALVPSEVAAQPVDWEESPLFNTLFPASDSSSYFVRLYTEPLLVSLPTPDFSMPYNVICLTCTVVAVCYGSFYNLLTRTFQIEEPSKGGLARRLANLIRRARGVPPL